One Cupriavidus pauculus DNA segment encodes these proteins:
- a CDS encoding AAA family ATPase has protein sequence MMEAAAIERKSIDAVFGVDGGAFRAHGSQSTTTIRVFAANDDTPDVIEGFAFQPDTLRRILVWMASGALPNNFTKATMKRNLLIYGPTGCGKTALISQVCARTGRSMFRYQCSEDSEATQLFGTYKLCKVPQNAERQEVEAEASAAPQQASALSATPEMVFVDGPVLRWARTPNSILLLDEFDQLPPSVAMSMNGVLDGDDILVPETGERVKIAAGCLIVATGNTNGRGSAGGNGGSASLYKGVKRQNIASLDRFFVVNATYLSVEEEIALLQDQVGMPETAATAMAKLASSLRSRFVGLNEDAGANGEPLEFTITTRNLLNWGLTHRLLMATGLDSTNAFKEGLSMTLLDFGTGAERKAVLDAWENIIGE, from the coding sequence ATGATGGAAGCAGCAGCAATTGAAAGAAAGTCGATCGACGCAGTCTTCGGTGTTGATGGCGGCGCTTTCCGCGCTCACGGCTCGCAATCGACGACCACCATCCGTGTCTTCGCAGCCAACGACGACACACCAGACGTCATTGAAGGTTTTGCATTCCAGCCCGATACCCTCCGCCGAATCCTCGTCTGGATGGCGTCGGGAGCCCTGCCGAACAACTTCACCAAGGCGACGATGAAGCGCAACCTGTTGATCTACGGACCGACAGGATGTGGCAAAACGGCACTGATCTCGCAGGTTTGTGCTCGGACGGGACGATCCATGTTCCGCTACCAGTGCAGTGAAGACTCCGAGGCAACCCAGCTCTTCGGCACGTACAAGCTCTGCAAAGTGCCGCAGAATGCGGAACGGCAGGAAGTGGAAGCCGAAGCGTCTGCAGCACCTCAACAGGCGTCGGCTCTCTCGGCGACCCCTGAAATGGTGTTCGTGGATGGTCCGGTTCTCCGCTGGGCGCGCACGCCGAACTCGATTCTTCTGCTTGACGAGTTCGACCAGCTTCCGCCATCGGTTGCAATGAGCATGAACGGAGTCCTGGACGGTGACGACATTCTTGTTCCGGAGACGGGGGAGCGAGTCAAGATCGCAGCCGGTTGTCTGATTGTGGCCACTGGCAACACCAACGGACGAGGTTCGGCTGGCGGCAACGGCGGCTCCGCGTCACTCTACAAAGGTGTGAAGCGACAGAACATCGCCAGCCTTGACCGATTCTTCGTTGTCAATGCCACGTACCTGTCCGTCGAGGAAGAGATTGCACTTCTTCAGGACCAGGTCGGCATGCCGGAGACGGCGGCAACGGCAATGGCGAAGTTGGCCAGCAGCTTGCGTAGCCGGTTTGTTGGGCTCAATGAGGATGCTGGTGCCAATGGGGAACCGCTCGAGTTCACCATCACCACTCGCAACCTCTTGAACTGGGGTCTGACGCACCGCCTGCTTATGGCAACGGGCCTGGACAGCACCAACGCATTCAAGGAAGGGCTTAGCATGACGCTGCTCGACTTCGGTACGGGCGCAGAACGCAAAGCAGTCCTCGACGCATGGGAGAACATCATCGGCGAGTAG
- a CDS encoding DUF3150 domain-containing protein, translating into MNQATTVASSQMAILKDVVLFDFIIGGSTGEKTVEADDFIREVGKMLPRGSFSWVSKYRSEAKREILKVGVARRIHNRVRGYFVPLSEAAGLSSKMTDIKARFMKEKAEFLANLPRIVDEWANAPVNASSTNNGKSRADLIRLHAPKTDDMDRMLSFDISATGIQSTSFFGEDDALHAEVKGLVGQAALEIAEDVRKSWKGPAAGRTSSRVLGLIRRVRNKAEAMGVLSMKFSRLAEVCDKVLGAVPEGQNIEGVQFLMVSSLLSRCMKAENILSEDSVRFDPLDVESAAPAVTPGVQPPVANVPMQSQSDLAIGDTAPAFDESPKPSSPLPTAILPSAAEPVASTQDDTLELVL; encoded by the coding sequence ATGAACCAAGCAACGACGGTGGCTAGCAGCCAGATGGCGATTCTGAAAGATGTCGTCCTGTTTGACTTCATCATCGGAGGCAGCACCGGAGAGAAAACGGTCGAGGCGGATGATTTCATCCGTGAGGTCGGCAAGATGCTCCCGCGAGGTTCTTTTTCGTGGGTTTCGAAATACCGTTCGGAAGCGAAGCGAGAGATCCTGAAAGTTGGCGTCGCTCGCCGCATTCACAACCGTGTGCGTGGCTACTTCGTACCGCTGAGCGAAGCCGCCGGGCTCTCCAGCAAGATGACGGACATCAAGGCGCGATTCATGAAGGAGAAGGCCGAGTTCCTGGCCAACCTCCCAAGGATCGTTGATGAGTGGGCGAATGCCCCGGTCAATGCCAGTTCGACCAACAATGGCAAGTCGCGAGCGGATCTCATTCGCCTGCACGCGCCAAAGACGGACGACATGGACCGCATGCTCTCCTTTGACATTTCCGCCACAGGCATCCAGTCCACCAGCTTCTTTGGCGAGGACGACGCGCTCCACGCAGAAGTCAAAGGCTTAGTTGGCCAGGCGGCGCTCGAGATTGCGGAAGACGTGCGAAAGTCCTGGAAAGGGCCGGCCGCGGGGCGCACGAGCAGCCGCGTCCTGGGATTGATTCGCCGTGTTCGCAACAAGGCGGAAGCGATGGGCGTCCTGTCGATGAAGTTCAGTCGACTGGCCGAAGTATGCGACAAGGTCCTGGGCGCAGTTCCGGAGGGGCAGAACATTGAAGGCGTTCAGTTCCTGATGGTGTCATCGCTGCTGTCCCGGTGCATGAAGGCGGAAAACATTCTCTCCGAAGACTCGGTAAGGTTTGATCCGCTCGATGTGGAATCAGCGGCGCCGGCGGTCACGCCTGGTGTCCAGCCTCCGGTCGCCAACGTGCCAATGCAGTCTCAATCCGACCTCGCCATCGGCGACACGGCCCCAGCCTTCGACGAATCGCCTAAACCTTCGAGCCCACTCCCTACTGCAATCCTGCCGAGCGCCGCTGAACCCGTGGCCTCGACCCAGGATGACACGCTGGAATTGGTCCTGTAA
- a CDS encoding helix-turn-helix domain-containing protein yields MTKSAPAHGGGSHAAAPTRRVSAKSRKTTEVTAKMTTHEQHGAESTASEHEAEASGKRHVDGIRLINLIRKTLIDRGLPQRTISDILGVTPVYWNSIMSGNRSIKSLGKDRFDTIAEWLGIPTVQVLNQADYLSIEDFYSKKDLHEQLWLAIVKMANDPQWMAYAPTREEWDVLPLRVQIGYAALYERDYGRVLTAKAQIEVPDLVS; encoded by the coding sequence ATGACAAAGTCCGCGCCTGCACACGGTGGTGGATCGCATGCGGCAGCACCGACGCGGCGAGTTTCCGCAAAATCGCGAAAGACGACCGAAGTGACCGCCAAAATGACTACGCACGAACAGCACGGCGCTGAAAGCACTGCGTCTGAGCACGAGGCTGAGGCCTCGGGCAAGCGCCATGTTGATGGTATTCGCCTGATCAACCTGATCAGGAAGACTCTGATTGACCGCGGGCTTCCGCAGCGGACGATCTCCGACATCCTCGGAGTCACCCCGGTGTACTGGAACTCGATCATGAGCGGTAACCGCTCTATCAAATCGCTTGGTAAGGATCGGTTCGACACGATTGCGGAGTGGCTCGGCATCCCGACCGTACAGGTACTCAATCAGGCCGACTATCTCTCGATCGAAGACTTCTATTCCAAGAAAGACCTGCACGAGCAACTGTGGCTGGCCATCGTAAAAATGGCTAACGACCCACAGTGGATGGCCTACGCCCCTACCCGCGAAGAATGGGATGTACTCCCTCTGCGTGTCCAGATCGGATATGCAGCGCTGTATGAGCGCGACTATGGACGTGTACTGACGGCGAAGGCTCAGATTGAAGTCCCTGATCTAGTCAGCTAA
- a CDS encoding DNA topoisomerase, with amino-acid sequence MGKHLIIAEKPSVAKDIALSLGGFGRVENWLESPDAVITAAQGHLVEVFSSEMATSGKSLETLPVIPSKFELRVIELANKPQAFQQIKRLMARNDIDRIVNACDSGREGELIFRLIYDLAECKKPVMRMWFNSMTSEAIRDAYRGMLPGSRFDALADAAYCRTEGDYLVGINGSRGVTRLYERQTSKAEIRSVGRVQTPTGALVYDREVAIRTFKAKDYWEVHGEFGVAAGSYIGKWIAPERETPGDAPEGSSDGQAELDHQYRIFDKGRAEAILTRCTGVAPSDVKQESKPATKGSPKLYDLTLLQREANKKLGLTSKQTDTIAQALYEKHKVTTYPRTDSCFLPEDYIAKAKSVIEALVETPYRDHATRILSNGWIKPDKRIFDNSKISDHFAIIPTGKMPEGLSPDEEKVYDLVVKRFLSVFHPAAQYEVTTRLTIIAGEHFKSSGRVLVDPGWLAVYGTQTQDDDKKIPALTKYVPGESVSTEGMELKTLKTKPPVRYTEDTLLGAMEGAGKLVDDEELREAMKERGLGAPSTRSAIIEGLLATKDGRDRPMEPYLRRDGKTLVPSQKLMSLIAFLRENGLDRLTSPALTGEWEHKLRLMERGEYLRPAFNSEISEFTRHIIKAIREQAAQVVVKKLDGKCPNCGGEISVGARSFDCESGCGFRFWREVAGRPLKPQEVEALLAKGTVENLSGFVSSSKKRFTAGLTLTEDFKLKFVFDETAQSKDASGALVHCPTCEKLMRRFKGANGFFWSCTDRENCKTTLDDKAGNPVAKAAARPCPKCGHDMNRIPWQKRHFWACSDREQCKHTMDDKDGVPVEKAQSFPCPDCSKPMYRRQRRDQKGYFWGCSGYQKDGSGCSCMLEDRDGKPVPKATAPNIQDDRTFL; translated from the coding sequence ATGGGCAAACACCTCATCATTGCCGAGAAGCCTTCAGTTGCAAAAGACATCGCCCTCTCCCTGGGAGGGTTCGGGCGCGTTGAGAACTGGCTGGAGAGCCCCGATGCCGTCATAACGGCCGCGCAAGGCCACCTCGTCGAGGTGTTCTCAAGCGAGATGGCAACATCAGGAAAGAGCCTCGAGACGTTGCCAGTGATCCCATCGAAGTTCGAGCTCCGCGTCATCGAGCTAGCGAACAAGCCGCAAGCCTTTCAGCAGATCAAGCGTTTGATGGCTCGCAACGATATTGACCGCATCGTCAATGCTTGTGATTCCGGGAGAGAAGGAGAGCTGATCTTCCGCCTCATTTACGACCTGGCCGAATGCAAGAAGCCCGTCATGCGCATGTGGTTCAACTCGATGACGAGCGAGGCAATTCGAGACGCCTACCGAGGGATGCTACCAGGCTCTCGGTTCGATGCCCTGGCCGACGCCGCCTACTGCCGGACTGAGGGCGATTACCTGGTCGGGATCAACGGCTCGCGAGGTGTTACCCGCCTGTACGAGCGTCAGACGTCGAAAGCCGAGATCCGTTCGGTCGGTCGGGTCCAGACACCGACGGGAGCTCTTGTCTACGATCGCGAAGTGGCGATCCGAACCTTCAAAGCGAAGGACTACTGGGAAGTCCACGGAGAGTTCGGTGTCGCTGCCGGCAGCTACATCGGAAAATGGATCGCACCGGAGCGTGAAACCCCGGGTGACGCGCCTGAAGGTAGTTCAGATGGCCAGGCCGAGCTCGACCACCAGTATCGGATCTTTGATAAGGGCAGGGCAGAAGCAATCCTCACTCGCTGCACTGGCGTTGCCCCGTCCGACGTAAAGCAAGAATCGAAGCCGGCGACCAAAGGCTCCCCGAAACTCTATGACCTGACCCTGCTTCAGCGCGAGGCAAACAAGAAACTCGGGTTGACTTCGAAGCAGACCGACACAATCGCGCAGGCCCTATACGAGAAACACAAGGTCACGACCTATCCCCGAACAGATTCCTGCTTCTTGCCAGAGGACTACATAGCTAAGGCCAAATCTGTCATTGAGGCCCTGGTAGAGACGCCATACCGTGACCATGCTACTCGCATCCTCTCGAACGGTTGGATCAAGCCTGACAAGCGAATCTTCGACAACTCGAAGATCAGCGATCACTTCGCGATCATCCCGACCGGCAAGATGCCTGAAGGCCTCTCACCCGACGAAGAGAAGGTCTATGACCTGGTGGTGAAGCGATTCTTGAGCGTCTTCCACCCAGCGGCTCAGTACGAAGTAACGACGCGACTTACGATAATCGCTGGCGAGCACTTCAAATCCAGTGGTCGCGTTCTGGTCGATCCAGGTTGGCTTGCCGTCTACGGCACCCAGACCCAAGATGATGACAAGAAGATCCCGGCATTGACAAAGTATGTCCCAGGTGAGTCTGTGTCAACCGAGGGCATGGAGCTGAAGACTCTCAAGACGAAGCCTCCTGTGCGCTATACGGAAGACACACTTCTCGGTGCGATGGAAGGCGCGGGAAAACTCGTCGACGACGAGGAACTCCGGGAGGCCATGAAGGAGCGCGGGCTAGGAGCGCCATCAACGCGCTCCGCGATCATTGAAGGGCTTCTTGCGACCAAGGATGGCCGCGATCGGCCAATGGAGCCCTATCTCCGACGAGACGGGAAGACCCTTGTACCGAGCCAGAAGCTAATGAGCTTGATTGCATTCCTGCGAGAGAATGGTCTCGACCGCCTCACTTCGCCCGCTTTGACTGGCGAATGGGAACACAAGCTTCGCCTGATGGAACGAGGCGAGTACCTGCGGCCCGCCTTCAACTCGGAGATCTCCGAATTCACACGCCATATCATCAAAGCCATCCGAGAGCAGGCCGCTCAGGTTGTAGTGAAAAAGCTCGATGGAAAGTGTCCGAACTGTGGTGGCGAAATCTCGGTTGGCGCCAGATCGTTCGACTGTGAGTCCGGCTGCGGATTCCGGTTCTGGCGTGAGGTCGCGGGTCGCCCCCTGAAGCCTCAGGAGGTTGAAGCTCTTCTTGCCAAAGGGACGGTCGAAAACCTCTCGGGGTTCGTCAGCTCCAGCAAGAAGCGCTTCACGGCGGGGCTAACGCTCACGGAGGACTTCAAACTGAAGTTCGTGTTCGATGAGACCGCGCAGTCAAAGGACGCGTCCGGAGCGCTGGTGCATTGTCCCACTTGCGAAAAACTGATGCGCAGGTTCAAAGGTGCAAACGGCTTCTTCTGGTCATGCACAGATCGTGAGAACTGTAAGACTACCTTAGACGACAAGGCGGGAAATCCTGTGGCAAAGGCCGCTGCCCGGCCGTGTCCGAAGTGCGGTCACGACATGAACCGTATTCCCTGGCAGAAGCGCCATTTCTGGGCTTGCTCAGACCGGGAGCAATGCAAGCACACCATGGATGACAAGGATGGCGTCCCGGTGGAGAAGGCACAGTCGTTTCCATGTCCTGACTGCTCGAAGCCCATGTATCGCCGCCAGCGCCGCGACCAGAAAGGCTATTTCTGGGGATGCAGTGGTTACCAGAAAGACGGCAGCGGCTGCAGCTGCATGCTCGAAGACAGAGACGGGAAACCGGTGCCAAAGGCCACCGCTCCCAATATCCAAGACGATAGGACCTTCCTGTGA
- a CDS encoding M30 family zinc metallopeptidase: protein MRIQRTLSNKKGALALAMLVAALAGCGGGGDGAETPQATPQSPSSPVTGTPEGPTTPVTPAKPTSLVAPSCLNCGAVDSNTYSGTGVGVWQATNASLAAADVPVSIDGLTGQDVTLVFTNESGVAQPMPAISLTASRFPSVAASQLRWQDPATDAKQRIGEFNRNGWAALAGSQGTAPRYSMSSGPSKSVVNDTRDWFNEDNSVRSTTLVRQATTTDGVTVNFWVENSENAPTKVSSAIIDQLVDRFASPGKVYDMLKDVGGPLWGSHSYINLIPGTGQPIDIVILNFDRNNAPYGMTGYFYSRNAIAKSASNPYSNESLSLYLDSETLYLDGATGLTEVVMTMAHEGMHAQNFYRRGVLGGVESMFATWLEEATAMMMEDFASATLDPGHNPIRDVRFYDYVKYKGGSYNCSLLDWTPFSASCDSYSVSGSFGGFLNRQLGLRMFKSLLGNMSSTNSVDVLDTVIKTNFPGTSFVGQFRRFSATAGALIPAATSPKGFGFPARSDNGYNIPAIDPTAYAPYRTLTQTVPTTLQAYASLPVVRQAAKGRYTETVKVPAGTTLSVVIH, encoded by the coding sequence ATGCGCATTCAGCGAACTTTGTCAAACAAGAAGGGGGCTCTGGCACTGGCCATGTTGGTCGCTGCCCTCGCAGGTTGTGGTGGCGGTGGTGATGGAGCGGAAACGCCCCAGGCCACCCCGCAGTCTCCCAGCTCACCGGTGACCGGCACACCGGAAGGCCCAACCACGCCCGTCACGCCGGCCAAGCCCACCAGCCTGGTGGCGCCGTCCTGCCTGAACTGTGGCGCGGTTGATTCGAATACGTACTCCGGCACCGGCGTCGGGGTGTGGCAGGCAACGAACGCCTCGTTGGCTGCCGCCGATGTGCCCGTGAGCATTGATGGCCTTACCGGTCAGGATGTGACGCTTGTCTTCACGAACGAGAGCGGCGTCGCGCAGCCCATGCCTGCCATTTCGCTGACTGCCTCCCGCTTCCCGTCGGTCGCAGCAAGCCAGCTGCGTTGGCAAGACCCCGCCACCGATGCGAAGCAGCGCATCGGCGAGTTCAACCGAAATGGCTGGGCCGCCCTTGCCGGTAGCCAAGGCACCGCACCGCGATACTCGATGTCCAGTGGGCCGAGCAAGTCCGTTGTGAATGACACGCGCGACTGGTTCAACGAGGACAATTCCGTCCGATCGACCACCCTGGTTCGCCAGGCAACGACGACCGACGGTGTCACGGTGAACTTCTGGGTGGAGAACTCCGAGAATGCCCCGACGAAAGTCAGTTCAGCAATCATCGACCAGCTTGTCGACCGCTTCGCTTCGCCCGGCAAGGTCTACGACATGCTGAAGGATGTCGGCGGCCCGCTGTGGGGCTCTCACAGCTATATCAATCTCATCCCAGGCACGGGCCAGCCGATCGATATCGTCATTCTGAACTTCGATCGCAACAACGCCCCGTACGGGATGACAGGCTACTTCTATTCGCGAAATGCCATTGCGAAGAGTGCGTCGAATCCGTACAGCAATGAGTCGTTGTCGCTGTATCTGGACTCGGAAACCCTGTACCTCGACGGCGCCACTGGTCTTACGGAAGTGGTCATGACGATGGCGCACGAAGGGATGCACGCCCAAAATTTCTATCGCCGTGGCGTTCTGGGCGGCGTGGAGAGTATGTTCGCGACTTGGCTGGAAGAAGCCACGGCGATGATGATGGAGGATTTCGCCAGCGCTACGCTCGATCCCGGCCACAATCCCATTCGAGACGTTCGCTTCTATGACTACGTCAAGTACAAGGGCGGAAGCTACAACTGCAGCTTGCTCGACTGGACGCCGTTCAGCGCATCGTGCGATAGCTACTCCGTATCGGGATCGTTCGGCGGCTTCCTGAATCGCCAACTGGGCTTGCGCATGTTCAAGTCCCTGCTGGGGAACATGAGCTCGACGAACTCGGTCGACGTGCTAGATACCGTCATCAAGACGAATTTCCCCGGCACCAGTTTCGTGGGGCAGTTCCGCCGATTCTCGGCAACGGCGGGAGCGCTTATTCCAGCAGCGACGAGCCCCAAGGGCTTTGGTTTCCCGGCTCGCTCCGACAACGGGTACAACATTCCGGCCATCGATCCGACGGCCTACGCGCCGTACCGGACGCTGACTCAGACGGTGCCCACCACGCTCCAGGCATATGCGAGCCTGCCCGTCGTGCGGCAAGCTGCGAAGGGTCGATACACCGAGACGGTTAAAGTACCGGCCGGCACGACTCTTTCCGTTGTGATCCACTAA
- a CDS encoding HU family DNA-binding protein, translating to MATKAKTTAKAAAKPAAKPAAKKAAVKTPAKAAPKAAAAAPVVKPLKETFNKSSLLAHLIAQTELDKKTVQTVLAHLENTIVSAIHKKGAGEFTLPGLFKVAAIQVPATKKRFGKNPFTGVDQWFAAKPASVKVKVRPLKKLKDAAA from the coding sequence ATGGCTACCAAAGCTAAGACGACTGCCAAGGCCGCTGCGAAGCCGGCCGCCAAGCCCGCGGCCAAGAAGGCTGCTGTGAAGACCCCTGCGAAGGCAGCACCGAAGGCCGCCGCTGCGGCACCGGTGGTCAAGCCGCTGAAGGAGACGTTCAACAAGTCGAGTTTGCTTGCCCACCTGATCGCCCAGACTGAACTGGACAAGAAGACCGTGCAGACTGTGCTGGCTCATCTCGAGAACACCATCGTGAGCGCAATCCACAAAAAGGGCGCTGGCGAGTTCACGTTGCCGGGCCTGTTCAAGGTGGCCGCTATCCAGGTTCCTGCCACGAAAAAGCGTTTCGGGAAGAATCCCTTCACTGGTGTAGACCAATGGTTCGCCGCCAAGCCGGCATCGGTCAAGGTGAAGGTGCGTCCGCTGAAGAAGCTTAAGGACGCGGCAGCCTAA
- a CDS encoding DUF4148 domain-containing protein — translation MKGIAFAIVLSTTIALPAFAQGTSDSTQGRSRAEVKKELAKSKHDGTYTKKNGEYPPSEQTVKQQKADHAASMHSKDGANPAFDKHDEPGAAR, via the coding sequence ATGAAAGGTATCGCATTTGCCATCGTTCTATCGACCACCATCGCCTTGCCAGCCTTTGCGCAAGGCACCAGCGATTCCACACAAGGTCGCAGCCGAGCGGAGGTCAAGAAGGAGTTGGCCAAGTCCAAGCACGACGGCACTTACACCAAGAAGAACGGCGAGTACCCACCCAGCGAGCAGACGGTCAAGCAGCAAAAGGCCGATCACGCTGCCTCGATGCACTCCAAAGACGGTGCCAATCCCGCGTTTGACAAGCATGACGAACCCGGCGCTGCTCGATAA
- a CDS encoding alkaline phosphatase: MRRISAVVPAVVSIALAACGGDGSNNGESPVTPTSPPQTAVPTKNVVFFLGDGMGLTTLTAARIYKVGEEGDLTIDTMPESGFIRTYSNDAQVTDSAPSMAAYMTGVKMNNEVISMTAETRATDASGKAYVSGADTTCPSSGNGATVPTLLEQMKAAGYGTGVVTTTRITHATPAATYAHICHRDGENAIAAQLVPSGAGFNGALSDGVDVIFGGGRQHFLATTAGGKRTDGRDLVTELKTAGYTYAASKADFDKIAASNAKVLGLFNASHMEYDLDRDPAKEPSLAEMTGKAIDVLAAKKKGFFLMVEGGRIDHALHETTARKALQDTAAFDDALKAAIDKLNVIDPGLKNTLIVVTADHDHTLVLNGYAKRTGKTSDANPGVLGLVKDYVTGSLKLDSGGNPFSIIGFGNGENRPATRTALTDAMVYEKTYHQEAVIPMPVGGETHGGTDVFIGAMGNGATNFSGVMDNTEVFGLIKKSIGL, encoded by the coding sequence ATGAGAAGAATTTCGGCAGTTGTGCCGGCTGTAGTGTCAATCGCGCTCGCTGCATGTGGCGGCGATGGCTCCAATAACGGCGAATCACCGGTCACGCCGACGTCGCCTCCGCAGACGGCGGTACCGACAAAGAACGTGGTCTTCTTTCTCGGCGATGGTATGGGGCTGACGACACTGACCGCGGCGCGCATCTACAAGGTGGGTGAGGAAGGCGACCTGACCATCGACACGATGCCGGAAAGCGGGTTTATCCGCACGTATTCGAACGATGCCCAGGTCACGGACAGCGCGCCGTCGATGGCAGCGTACATGACCGGCGTGAAGATGAATAACGAGGTCATCTCGATGACCGCGGAAACCCGCGCCACCGATGCCAGCGGCAAGGCCTACGTCTCGGGCGCCGATACCACGTGCCCGTCCAGCGGCAACGGCGCCACCGTGCCGACGCTGCTCGAACAGATGAAGGCTGCCGGCTACGGCACCGGCGTGGTGACCACCACGCGCATCACGCACGCCACGCCGGCTGCCACGTACGCGCACATTTGCCACCGCGACGGCGAAAACGCAATCGCCGCGCAACTGGTGCCGTCGGGTGCTGGCTTCAACGGCGCATTGTCCGATGGCGTCGACGTGATCTTTGGCGGCGGCCGCCAGCACTTCCTGGCCACCACCGCAGGCGGCAAGCGCACCGATGGCCGCGATCTGGTCACCGAGCTGAAGACCGCCGGCTACACCTATGCCGCCAGCAAGGCCGATTTCGACAAGATCGCCGCCAGCAATGCCAAGGTGCTGGGCCTGTTCAACGCCAGCCACATGGAATACGACCTGGACCGCGATCCGGCCAAGGAGCCGAGCCTGGCCGAGATGACCGGCAAGGCCATCGACGTGCTGGCCGCCAAGAAGAAGGGCTTCTTCCTGATGGTGGAAGGCGGCCGTATCGACCACGCGCTGCACGAAACCACGGCCCGCAAGGCGCTGCAGGACACCGCCGCGTTCGACGACGCGCTCAAGGCCGCCATCGACAAGCTCAACGTGATCGACCCGGGCCTGAAGAACACGCTGATCGTCGTCACCGCCGACCACGACCACACGCTGGTGCTGAACGGCTACGCCAAGCGTACCGGCAAGACCAGCGACGCCAACCCCGGCGTGCTGGGCCTGGTGAAGGACTACGTCACCGGCTCCCTGAAGCTCGATAGCGGCGGCAACCCGTTCTCGATCATCGGTTTCGGCAACGGCGAAAACCGCCCGGCCACGCGCACCGCGCTGACCGACGCCATGGTCTACGAGAAGACCTACCACCAGGAAGCGGTGATCCCGATGCCGGTCGGCGGCGAAACGCACGGCGGCACGGACGTGTTCATCGGTGCGATGGGCAATGGCGCCACCAACTTCTCGGGTGTGATGGACAACACCGAGGTCTTCGGCCTGATCAAGAAGTCGATCGGACTCTGA
- a CDS encoding alkaline phosphatase gives MNITTRIGLLAAAAASACLSLPAHAAGEAKNVIFFLGDGMGPATVTASRIYKYGESGRLTMESLRRTARIKTFSNDAQTTDSAPSMAAYMTGVKMNNEVISMSANTVATAPSADANGNRTISNCTPTNGTAVPTLLELAKAKGKATGAITTTELTHATPAATYSHICHRDAQYHIAAQAVPGGVGFNTALGDGVDVLMGGGRNHWTPYDATTNTRGRFDGRNLLTEMAGQGYTVAATRDEMVRATGTKLIGLFSSTSHLEYEIDRVAGRGQGATQPSLADMTAKAIEMLSKNSNGYFLMVEGGRIDHALHGTNAKRALEDTIAFDDAIKRALSLVDLSNTIIVVTADHDHTMTINGYSHRGNPILATATDYKTKQTAKAADGLPYTTLVFGNGGTPRKATRDDPTLVDTTANDYLQEVGVNLGSPGAETHGGGDVMLFSTGPGSAPLKGTLDNTKVFGVVKSAAGL, from the coding sequence ATGAATATCACTACCCGTATCGGCCTGCTGGCCGCCGCAGCCGCCAGCGCATGCCTGTCCCTGCCGGCGCACGCCGCCGGCGAGGCCAAGAACGTCATCTTCTTCCTGGGCGATGGCATGGGCCCGGCCACCGTCACCGCGTCGCGCATCTACAAGTACGGCGAATCGGGCCGTCTGACGATGGAATCGCTGCGTCGCACCGCGCGCATCAAGACGTTCTCGAACGACGCACAAACCACCGACAGCGCCCCGTCGATGGCCGCCTACATGACCGGCGTGAAGATGAACAACGAGGTCATCTCGATGTCGGCCAACACGGTGGCCACCGCCCCGAGCGCCGACGCCAACGGCAACCGCACCATCAGCAACTGCACGCCGACCAACGGCACGGCCGTGCCGACGCTGCTGGAACTGGCCAAGGCCAAGGGCAAGGCCACTGGCGCGATCACCACGACGGAGCTGACCCACGCCACGCCCGCCGCCACGTACTCCCATATCTGCCACCGCGACGCGCAGTACCACATCGCGGCCCAGGCGGTGCCGGGCGGCGTGGGCTTCAACACGGCGCTGGGCGACGGCGTGGATGTACTGATGGGCGGCGGCCGCAACCACTGGACGCCATACGATGCCACCACCAACACGCGTGGCCGCTTCGATGGCCGCAACCTGCTGACCGAAATGGCCGGCCAGGGCTACACGGTGGCGGCAACGCGCGACGAGATGGTTCGCGCCACCGGCACCAAGCTGATCGGCCTGTTCAGCTCGACGAGTCATCTCGAGTACGAGATCGATCGTGTCGCAGGCCGGGGCCAGGGCGCCACGCAGCCGAGCCTGGCCGACATGACGGCCAAGGCCATCGAGATGTTGTCGAAGAACAGCAACGGCTACTTCCTGATGGTGGAAGGCGGGCGTATCGACCACGCGCTGCACGGCACCAACGCCAAGCGCGCACTGGAAGACACCATCGCCTTCGATGACGCCATCAAGCGCGCGTTGTCGCTGGTGGACCTGTCGAACACGATCATCGTGGTCACGGCCGACCACGACCACACGATGACGATCAACGGCTATTCGCATCGTGGCAACCCGATCCTGGCAACCGCCACGGATTACAAGACCAAGCAGACCGCCAAGGCCGCCGACGGCCTGCCGTACACGACGCTGGTGTTCGGCAACGGCGGCACGCCGCGCAAGGCCACGCGCGACGATCCCACGCTGGTCGACACCACCGCCAATGACTACCTGCAGGAAGTGGGCGTGAACCTGGGTAGCCCGGGCGCGGAAACGCACGGCGGCGGCGACGTCATGCTGTTCTCGACCGGCCCCGGCAGCGCACCGCTGAAGGGCACGCTCGACAACACCAAGGTGTTCGGCGTGGTGAAGTCGGCGGCGGGCCTGTAA